The genomic stretch GATGGTGCTCATGGTGGGAGGAAACAGGAGGAGAGTAGGAGGAGGAAGGAAAGCGGCTAGCTTAGACGCCACACGATGGAGAGGCTTTGGCGGTTTGTGTCTGTGTGCCTGCCGAGTCCAAGTACTGTGCGAGCGTAGTGTCGTGCCAAACAGACGCCACCGAGGACCAGTCCCAAAGCCACGGCGACAACGACGCCTGTCCTGGTGCTAAAAAGGCCCGTTCCCCACAGTGTGGCACCCCTCGACCGATGCTGAGTGCTGCTATCCAGTAGCAGGCTGGGCACGCTGGGATGGATGGACGTTGTTGGGATCAATGGGAAAAAGCTGAAAGCTGTGCTGTCGTTGGGGATGACAAACaggcaagaagctcgaggacTACAGTACACTTGAGTTGGCAAATGGACCAGCCGCCGAGCACAGTCAGGAATGAGGGAGGGTCCAGAAAGCCGTGGACTGGGCGTTCCCACGAGGTCGACGTCGCTAAAAGGGCGGATGGGCCAGCTGGTGCACCGGCAGTTTTTGAGAGCCGCAAAGCCCTGTGAGTCCCTCCTCgggactgctgctgccaggAAGAAACCTGCTTGGGACGAGCCGTGCGGTACACGCGGCCTAGTAAGTACTCGACAGACAGGCGCCGGCAGGGCTCGTGTGCAAGTATCTGCTGGGTCCAAGGGACCGGCGTGGCGCAAGACCCGGGAGGAAGCAAAGTTCGCGACGGCGCTTGAAACGGCAAGGCAGGGATGCGCCAGCTCGAATCGAAAGGGCTGATTGTCCACTCGTCCGGGGTGAATCAAAAGGGGGGGGCTTTGGAGCTTCTCTGGACAGATCTGGCGCAGGTCGGAAATGAGCTGCTATTCCCTTGTTGGTAAATCAGAGTCGAGTGCAATTTCTTCCAGACAGCGCCCCGTCGGGGTTGGGAAGGCAACAAGGACGGAGTAcagagagagggagatggagcttgGCGCGGGAGACAGTCAATGCTAGCAGGTAGCGTGTACTTTCCGCAATGCTCACCCtcaaaaagagagatgatggatgggacTGTGAAAATCAAAAAGGTGTACTAGTCGAGTTGAACAAGGGTTGGAAAGGGAAGGAGGGAGATTCAAGAAAGGAACGCAGTCAATAGAAGGGAGAAGCGCCGCTGCAGAAAAAGGCAGGACTTGGAGGGCTGACGCAACAGCAGAGATCGATCGGCGGCCAGCAATCAAAGGAACGGCCctgctagcagcagtggcGGTGGTAATTTAAAGGACGGAGTACCTGGGCCTAGCACATGCGAAgtacagcatcagcagcagactGGACAAGGCCAGGGGGGAAGAGCCAATACAATTAGCAGCTGTACGGATTGCAAGTTTTCACCATTTGCTTACTGTATATGTACCTTGCTGTAAACATGTACAAGTTCTATACCAAGTTGGACGGCCTTTTGGGCTGCTACGAATCATcactggctggctgctgggtCGTGAGAATAGTCGCTCTCCACCGATCCCCAATCGTCGGTGTGCAATTGTGCATATAATAGCGCTTCTGACTAGCACCACATGGCACTTAACCACGGCATAGTAGTATCGCAAGACAAACGGCCATATCCATCCACTCTACTACCTAGTCCTCTTTCGCACctctttttatcttcttgttttttcaAATACCTACATCATTAATTTCAGTTGTTTCGTGTGCCGAGTTGTGGCCCCCAGAACACAGCAGGAGTCCCTTGAGCAAAGCCAGATGCGAGTCTTCCGTGCCTTGCCTCGTGGCGTTGGCGCCATTGGAGTAGCCCTTCGGTTAGAGCTGGGGGTGGGCATGTTCCCCTGAATTGCGGTCTCGCTGGGTCCTGATTTGCTCTGCAATCGCCAGCGCTAGGTATGGATCGGGGCCCATTGTGGCGCTTTTGGGGGGCTATTGCAGTGCGGTTGCAGTGCGGTTCATGATCCAGGAACGAGGCCTCCAGAATGCTTGCAACTGAgatattaatactttttcttttcttttcttttgtttttgtatTTCGATTTCAATTTTCGAACATCACGTAAAATAGCTGGGCTATTGTACTTGTGCCCTACGTATCATCCGTCTATACAAGTACATAATCTATCGAATATATTATCTCGACAAATTTGATGAGAGTCCTTGGACAAAAGGTAGCAACCAGGACAAGGCCTAAGAGCGCCGTCGGCCCGTAGCAAAACATAATTGATTCTAAATCTActccatctttctctttccatcCTGATAACTTCGTACGCCCGTGGTCCGCCAGCCAGGGGCTATGTCTTCACCAGAATCCGAtacaaggcagccaagttTCGGTGATTAACATCAGATGCTCCCCGGTATAGAGGCATGGAATTGAGGTTCACGGGGAGTTTGCTCTGATCTATATATAGCGCTTCTTATGCTACTGTGCTCGTATTTGACACGCAAATGGTAAAGCTTCAACAACGGGAAGTTGTTTGGTGGCAGTCGTGCAAGTCCGTGAACAATCCAGTCCGTCCCTCAAAGCTCTCAGCTAATCTTGCATCGATGGCAATTCCGCAGATTACATGTAGTATGTATAGACCCATGCTTCGCTGCAGCCAATCCAGCTGCCATGACCATCCATGACGATAGCGTCTGGTGCTAGTGCTTtcggctgatgctgatgctacTCTGCAATAACTGACCGGGTATTGTCATTTGCTCATATCAGTCAAGCGCTGTGAGACGATGCGACGGTGATAGTGCTTCGTCTTATATCTCAGACCTGATAAGAGTGGTTTCTCTAACTGGATGTTCTCTCCTATCACAAATATGAAAATTATCACGAGTATGACCTAGTATCAGCATTTTTGAGCGCCATTGCGCAATCTGCCAAACACATTGATGATCAGTATTCCCTGCGTTGCCAGGAAAAGAGTTTGCACGTAGGCTCAGAGAATAGCGCGTTGGTACCCCAGACAGAGCAGAACAACAAAGAAGCTGTGAATGTTTAATTTTCATCAAACTTGAAACCAATAATCACagactataaatatatactagtaaaaaataaagaattACGATGCAATATATGAACCATACCACGAGCGTCTCATTCCAGTCTCCTcccaccatcttctcctgtTACCCACTCTTCGGGTGCTTCCCGAAACCAACAATGTAAGATTCCCGTCCCGTTATCTAGTactcatctcatctcaccaAAGCCAATCTGGATCATGTTATTGGAGATCTTGCATTGGAGTAGTCCGGAACTCAACTCAGTCGATTGGCAGACTAGATGCCGGCAATCTATCAAGGCTGCAGGCCGCCTGGGCTAGGCGCGGGTTGATGCATATACGAGGTTTCGTTCGGCTCCATGGAGGAACGCCACATTTCTTGCGTTAGGGCATGCGCGAAACAGACAAAGccaagcacagcacagcacctAATTCTTCGCAGTGTGTTTATAACCGGTAAGAAACTTCTACTACTGTATAATATTTGATTTCTACAGCGGAAAACTCAAAAAATGTAGGGACGAGACTTTGTCCCATGGCCATCTGATTAATATAATAGTCATCAAGAATTCGCAGGGCCGTCATGTGCTTGACATGATATTCTTATGCGCGTTCCCATGCACCCAGTAAACAAGAAACGAGCCAAATCACTTCCTGCTAGGTCGCCAAAACGCCACGCCAAATCTAAAGCGCTCATACTCGCcatgaaaaacaaaaacaaagatGATGTAGCGAGATTTGCCTGACCCATCTCTCCATTAAAACCACGCCAGAGTCCAGGTCGATGGTAGATTAGGCCAGCGTTCTTGCCAGGCGCCAATAATCTCTGGAACTCGCTCGTCAAAGCTCGCTCGAGCAGACGCACTCCCGCTGTCAAAAGCGGCCGGGCCTATCGCGCCTCGCTCCTCttcggcagcagcattgagaGAGTTGGCAAGATCGAGGATGCCCTGCCCACCGACGGCAGCCTCCTCGTGGTTATCTTTGATGTCAATGTTGATCACATGTACCGGGCGATTCAACGGAGAGCCACGGTTTAGAAGATCGTCAATGACGGCATCCCAGCACCGCTCTTCACAGGTGAAAACTACGTCCACGACACCGCCTTCCACGCCCTCGCTGCCCTTGTCACTGGAGTGTTGCAGTCTTGGAACCCCGACAGGCCAATCTTGCCAACGCTCAGGACCCCATTTAACGCCTCTATTTCTTCCTAGCATGTTCAGAATGCCATTGTTCCGATACAGTCTAGAGTCTTTGGCCTCTAATTCTTTGTACATGCTATCGTACGATGTCTTGTTGAACTGATACACGTTTGGCTGGGTGATTGTCGGGCCCGGTAGCCGGACGAGAGAGCCGGTGCCAAAGGAGATTACAGGGTAATTGGCTTGCGAGAGTCGGAGATGAGCTTCCATGGATCTGGATTCATATTAGGAAGAACGCATAAGGGATCATCTGCCATTGAGACGGacctgttgttgttgcttgCGCAGACAGTGCAGAATCTGAGCTTGTACTCTCCATTCTCATTTTGTGTCGAGCCATTCAGCTCCGCTGTCGTACCATTCGCAGTCTCCATACTGAGTAATTATCCAGGGCAAGAGGTTACGCGATTGCTACACGAAACAAGATGTTGCATTATTCAGCTCAAGGCAGTGAGTCAAGTCTGTTTCAAATCGGCTGGCGTTAGCAAATTGTTGGAACTTCCAGTGGTAACGCGATTGAAAAGTGCAGAATTCTTCATCAGTTTGAATCgtatattaagtaaaaaagatTTTTCATCAGAGCGCAATTGCTCAGACAGCTCCAATAAAGGATTCATCATAGAAGGGGTTCACGGGTGTTTCATTATTCATTTCCTACCTTTGATAAGCGTGACATGTATCTGTACGCAATCATCCAGTATCAGCCATTGGCGGGTGCTGGCTGTGCGGCGCCGGGGCTCTTTAATTTCGCTCAAGCATAAAGCAATATTGAAGCTTTAGAAAGTCGTGGAGTGAAAGGAAAAGTTGGCGGTGGAGCTATAGGCGACCTGCGGGTAAATCACGGGTTGATATCTTAGCTCGATATTTGTATTAGGTAATATGGCCCTCGATCAACTCCAAGCTTTGAATGGTATGGACATGAGCACTGCCATgactctttccttttctgtttttctaATTGATGCATGGATTGCTCACACCGAGCAGAAATTTCATGACTTGGGTTCTATGACGAAATCCTGTAGAAGAGGAGTATCTCATAAATCTCCACGGAGCACGGGACATGAATTATATACCTAGGACCAAGCATATGGTACATGAATGCATGTGTACTTGGTACCCATGAGAGCGCTTCCAGCAGTACAAAGGCTGTACTTGGGCAGTACCAACTGCCTTGCTTGGAGGCAGACTCATGAAATCTGGTTCGCTCGAAacttgcccccccccccatcgCAGTCCTTTTGTAGCTCTATGATTGGCCTGCAGGCACGCGCATAACCTGAAACGAACGACGCTTAGGCTTCTCCCAATCAGCGTCTGGCGTGGACCAACCCCTGCACGCAGCCGCTGTCCAAAAATAGAAGCACGGATGCTATTCCTCTCATGTGTTATTAAAAGCCTGCCGCCGCCATATGGAATGTGTCAGGAAGGGTTCTGGGAAATTGCACTGCAAGACACTCGTACGGTGTCTTGCGTCTTGAATATCTGGGGTTGtgcatctcatctcgttGATTCTACTCTTCAGTCCACTCTGGGCAAGAGATCACGCAGTCTGCATCCTGCTGCTTACATGTGACAGTATCCCGGATCCTCCACTCTCTGTAGAGTAGGT from Trichoderma atroviride chromosome 3, complete sequence encodes the following:
- a CDS encoding uncharacterized protein (BUSCO:EOG092D3WPA) translates to METANGTTAELNGSTQNENGEYKLRFCTVCASNNNRSMEAHLRLSQANYPVISFGTGSLVRLPGPTITQPNVYQFNKTSYDSMYKELEAKDSRLYRNNGILNMLGRNRGVKWGPERWQDWPVGVPRLQHSSDKGSEGVEGGVVDVVFTCEERCWDAVIDDLLNRGSPLNRPVHVINIDIKDNHEEAAVGGQGILDLANSLNAAAEEERGAIGPAAFDSGSASARASFDERVPEIIGAWQERWPNLPSTWTLAWF